Part of the Halogeometricum sp. S3BR5-2 genome, GACAAGGAGATTCAGGTCGTCGGTCGCGCCGTGGGGTCTGGTACCGACACGTCGTTCCGTCTGAACGTCCTCGGCGACCCCGAGGCGTCGATGAGCGGCGTCGACGTTCGGAAGGGGCAGAATCAGCAGGTTCAAACGTTGGTATCGAAGTCGAACAACGCCATCGCGTACCTCGCGCTGGCGTTCGTCGACGAGCAGTCGGTGCCGCCGGTGTCGCTCGTTATCGACGGTACCACCTACACCTACGGCGAGAACCTCGGCGCCGAGGATTACCCCCTCTCCCGCGACCTCCACGCGTACACGTGGGAGGGAACCTCGAAGAAGGAGGCGGCGTTCCTCGGAATGATCCTTTCGGACTTCGGGCAGCAGACGTTCGTCGAGCCGAACAACTACGTGACGCTGACCGACGAACGGTTGTCGAACGAGCAATCGAATCTCCCAGAAACCGAACAGTGAGGTAACCTGGATTATATACCCGCTCACGACTCGCTATAGTCGCGGTGATAGGCCGCAGACGAGAGCCAATCGTTACGTCCCCGGGTTCTCGAACCTCCGATAGCTGATGTTTCGGGCCCTCTACCCTGGCGCCGTTTTTGCCGGCCGGCCGTACGTACAGATATATAGAAATCATAGTAGGGTATTTACTGCCGAATCGGGAACCTACGGTCGATGTCTGAGTATCCTGTCCATCGACGCTCGCTGTTGGCCGGTGGCGCCGGACTCGTGGCTTCCGTGGTGACGGCGGGATGCGTGAGTACGAGTGCGACACCACCGGGACAGAGCGAGGGGTCAGACGGGAGCGGCGACGGCGACTCGTCCGGGTCGACGGAACTGTTGAAGTCGGGCGGTTCCTCGACCGTGTACCCGATCGCCAACAAGGCCGGGTCGTACTGGAACTCGAACCCCCCGGCGGACGACGAAGAGTACTGGGGGCCGCAAGAGTACAACATCGACACCGACCAGAACCTCGCGGACTACTGGGCCGGACTGTACGGCTTCGAGTCGAGCGACGAGGGGTCGTCGGTACCGTTCACCGTCAGCGTCGGCCTGAGCCACTCCGGAACGGGACTGGAGAAGCTCAGGAATAATCAGCTGGATATCGGAAACGCCAGCGCGCCTGTCAGCGCGGAACTCCCCGAGGCCTCCGAGGAGGAACTGGACGAGTTCGTCAACCACGTCGTCGGCGTCGACGCCCAGCCTATCGTCGTCAGCAGCGAAATTTACGAGGCGGGCGTGACGCAACTCACCGCGGAGCAGGTCCGCGGAATCTACAGAGGCGAGATAACGAACTGGTCACAGATAGACCGTTACAGTGGCCCCGACCGGGAGATACAGGCCATCGGCCGGTCGGTCGGATCGGGAACTGACACCGCCTTCCGGGCGAACTTCCTCGGCGACCCCGAGGCCGAGATGCCCGGCGTCGACATCCGGAAAGGGCAGAACCAGCAGGTGAAGACCACGGTATCGAAGTCGAACAACGCCGTCGCGTACATGGCGTTGGCGTTCGTCGACGACTCCGTGCCTGCCGTCGCGCTCAACGTCGACGGCACGGTGTACGAACGGGGAGAGAACCTCTCGGACCCGAGCTACCCGCTCGCGCGTGACCTCCACTGCTACACGTACGGGGGCACCTCGGAGATGGAGGCGGCGTTCCTCCGGATGATCATCTCCGACTTCGGGCAGCAGACGTTCGTCGAACCGGTCGGCTACGCGAAGCTCACCGAAGAGCGGCGTCAGAACCAACTGGAGAAACTCCCGGAGACGGCCTGATGTCGACCGGCAATCGGCTCGAAGCGTTCGGCGAGATAGACCGGGGAACGCGGCTCGTCGGGGCGACCAGCGGACTGGCGCTTCTGGGCGTCCTCGTCGCCTTCCTCGTGGCGGCTCAGTACGCCGTCTACCCGCTCGCCGCCTTCGTCGCAGTCGTCGCCTACGGCTGGTACGCCTACCAGGAGAACACGGCCGCGGTGCTGATGTTCTTCACCACGGTGTCGACCATCGTCATCCTCGGACTGATCACCGTCTACCTCTTCGTCAGGTCGGTGCCGGCGTTCGAGACGATGGGTCTCGACATCCTCCTGAAGACGAACCAGCCGCTCTGGGAGCGGGCCTCGAACACCTACTCGCTGACGCCGATGATCTGGGGGACGATCCTGACGACGATCATCGCCATGGCCATCGCGGCGCCCCTCGGCGTCGCCGGCGCGCTGTTCATCAGCGAGATCGCACCGCGCTGGGCGCGCGAGATAATCAAGCCGGCCGTCGAGATGCTGGCCGGTATCCCCTCTATCGTCTACGGTTTCCTCGGCTGGGTCGTCGTCACCGAGTACTTCTACCGCGAACTCCAGCTCTCGAATTTCAGTAGCCTCATGGTCGCCGGCATCATGATCGGAGTCATGGCGCTGCCGACGGTCGTCTCCGTCGCAGAGGACGCGATAGCGAGCGTTCCGGGCGCGATGAAGGACGGGTCGCTCGCCCTCGGTGCGAGCGATTGGCAGACGATAAAGAGCGTCACCTTCCCCGCCGCCTTCTCCGGTATCTCCGCGGCGGTCATCCTCGGCGTCGGCCGCGCCGTCGGCGAGACGATGGCGGCGACGGTCATCCTCGGCCACCAGCA contains:
- a CDS encoding PstS family phosphate ABC transporter substrate-binding protein; translated protein: MSEYPVHRRSLLAGGAGLVASVVTAGCVSTSATPPGQSEGSDGSGDGDSSGSTELLKSGGSSTVYPIANKAGSYWNSNPPADDEEYWGPQEYNIDTDQNLADYWAGLYGFESSDEGSSVPFTVSVGLSHSGTGLEKLRNNQLDIGNASAPVSAELPEASEEELDEFVNHVVGVDAQPIVVSSEIYEAGVTQLTAEQVRGIYRGEITNWSQIDRYSGPDREIQAIGRSVGSGTDTAFRANFLGDPEAEMPGVDIRKGQNQQVKTTVSKSNNAVAYMALAFVDDSVPAVALNVDGTVYERGENLSDPSYPLARDLHCYTYGGTSEMEAAFLRMIISDFGQQTFVEPVGYAKLTEERRQNQLEKLPETA
- the pstC gene encoding phosphate ABC transporter permease subunit PstC, producing MSTGNRLEAFGEIDRGTRLVGATSGLALLGVLVAFLVAAQYAVYPLAAFVAVVAYGWYAYQENTAAVLMFFTTVSTIVILGLITVYLFVRSVPAFETMGLDILLKTNQPLWERASNTYSLTPMIWGTILTTIIAMAIAAPLGVAGALFISEIAPRWAREIIKPAVEMLAGIPSIVYGFLGWVVVTEYFYRELQLSNFSSLMVAGIMIGVMALPTVVSVAEDAIASVPGAMKDGSLALGASDWQTIKSVTFPAAFSGISAAVILGVGRAVGETMAATVILGHQQAFPDPLYDVWEGTETLTSLIASQYGIATGTQLSALFAAGVVLFITVLALSIGSQVVEARMRRRLGGEQ